In Triplophysa rosa linkage group LG18, Trosa_1v2, whole genome shotgun sequence, a genomic segment contains:
- the mgrn1a gene encoding probable E3 ubiquitin-protein ligase MGRN1 isoform X3 yields MGSVLSRRIAGVEDIDIQANSAYRYPPKSGNYFTSHFFMGGEKFDTPHPEGYLFGENMDLNFLGNRPVQFPYVTPAPHDPVKTLRSLVNIRKDSLRLVRYKDDSDSTPEDTGDPRVLYSVEFCFDTDARVAITLYCQAFEEFTNGMAIYTPKSPSMVSETVHYKRGINQQFSLPSFKMDFTKWKSEELNFDLDRGVFPLVVQAIVDDGDVTDVTGHAHVLLAAFERHVDGSFSVKPLKQKQIVDRVSYLLQEIYGIENRNNQDTKSTEDENSDNSSECVVCLSDMRDTLILPCRHLCLCNACADTLRYQANNCPICRLPFRALLQIRAVRKKTAATLSPVSFSPILSQSSDHTEHSNADNIPPGYEPISLLEALNGVQPVSPTIPSAPLYEEIQYSGDMGDPLNLTSRQQGGDTASIKSKGSKSPDGSARSPSSPIQEEEDEERLSELSDAQPRAVLSCSLTPTEASLEGGSAKPGFPNSGSESRSLGASVSEILQDCHSERSSLSRTESDPSADLALPASESWSTAVEEC; encoded by the exons ATGGGTTCAGTACTTAGCCGGAGAATTGCTGGAGTTGAAGACATCGATATTCAAGCCAATTCGGCGTACAGATACCCTCCAAAATCAG GAAATTATTTTACCAGTCATTTTTTCATGGGAGGAGAAAAGTTTGACACTCCACATCCCGAAGGATACCTTTTTGGTGAAAATATGGATCTAAATTTCCTAGGCAACAGACCTGTGCAG tttccCTATGTGACCCCTGCCCCGCATGACCCTGTGAAGACACTGAGGAGTTTGGTGAACATTAGGAAGGATTCTTTAAGACTCGTCAG GTATAAGGATGATTCTGACAGCACCCCCGAGGACACGGGAGATCCCCGAGTTCTTTACAGTGTTGAGTTCTGCTTTGATACTGATGCCAGAGTGGCTATTACACTGTACTGTCAGGCCTTTGAGGAGTTTACCAATGGGATGGCAAT ataCACCCCCAAGAGTCCTTCTATGGTGTCTGAAACGGTCCATTATAAAAGAGGTATAAATCAACAATTTTCTCTGCCGTCCTTCAAGATGGATTTCACCAAATGGAAATCTGAGGAG ctAAACTTTGATCTGGACAGAGGTGTTTTCCCTTTGGTGGTCCAGGCAATAGTGGATGATGGTGATG TTACAGATGTCACGGGTCATGCACATGTTCTCTTGGCAGCTTTTGAAAGG CACGTTGATGGAAGTTTCTCAGTGAAACCCTTAAAACAGAAGCAAATA GTGGATCGTGTGAGCTATCTGCTACAGGAGATTTACGGCATTGAAAACAGGAACAATCAGGACACAAAG TCCACAGAGGATGAGAACAGTGACAACAGCAGCGAGTGTGTGGTCTGTTTATCAGACATGCGTGACACACTCATTCTTCCCTGCAGGCACCTGTGTCTGTGCAATGCCTGTGCTGACACACTGCGTTACCAGGCCAACAACTGCCCTATCTGCAGACTCC CGTTCAGGGCACTGCTCCAGATCCGAGCTGTTAGGAAGAAGACAGCAGCCACTCTCTCCCCTGTCTCCTTCAGCCCAATTCTGTCGCAGAGCTCTGACCATACTGAACACTCG AATGCTGACAACATCCCCCCTGGTTATGAGCCCATCTCCCTTCTGGAGGCCCTGAATGGGGTGCAGCCTGTGTCCCCTACAATCCCATCAGCACCTCTGTATGAGGAGATCCAGTATTCTGGAGACATGGGAGATCCGCTCAACCTGACCAGCCGGCAGCAGGGCGGAGACACTGCATCAATTAAGAGCAAAGGAAGCAAGTCACCTGATGG GTCTGCACGTTCTCCATCATCACCCATACAAGAGGAAGAAGATGAAGAGAGGTTGTCAGAGCTCTCTGATGCCCAGCCACGGGCTGTCCTGTCCTGCAGTCTCACTCCCACTGAG GCATCACTAGAGGGTGGCTCCGCCAAACCTGGTTTCCCAAATTCAG GTTCAGAGAGCAGATCGTTGGGTGCGTCAGTGAGTGAAATCCTACAGGACTGCCACAGCGAGCGCAGCAGTCTGAGCCGTACAGAAAGTGACCCCTCAGCAGATCTGGCCCTGCCTG CGTCTGAGTCATGGTCCACTGCCGTAGAGGAATGTTGA
- the mgrn1a gene encoding probable E3 ubiquitin-protein ligase MGRN1 isoform X2, with the protein MGSVLSRRIAGVEDIDIQANSAYRYPPKSGNYFTSHFFMGGEKFDTPHPEGYLFGENMDLNFLGNRPVQFPYVTPAPHDPVKTLRSLVNIRKDSLRLVRYKDDSDSTPEDTGDPRVLYSVEFCFDTDARVAITLYCQAFEEFTNGMAIYTPKSPSMVSETVHYKRGINQQFSLPSFKMDFTKWKSEELNFDLDRGVFPLVVQAIVDDGDDVTGHAHVLLAAFERHVDGSFSVKPLKQKQIVDRVSYLLQEIYGIENRNNQDTKSTEDENSDNSSECVVCLSDMRDTLILPCRHLCLCNACADTLRYQANNCPICRLPFRALLQIRAVRKKTAATLSPVSFSPILSQSSDHTEHSNADNIPPGYEPISLLEALNGVQPVSPTIPSAPLYEEIQYSGDMGDPLNLTSRQQGGDTASIKSKGSKSPDGSARSPSSPIQEEEDEERLSELSDAQPRAVLSCSLTPTEASLEGGSAKPGFPNSGSESRSLGASVSEILQDCHSERSSLSRTESDPSADLALPGSSGSIESLKSQSTSSSSQPLLCLPSTLHMEDERLTP; encoded by the exons ATGGGTTCAGTACTTAGCCGGAGAATTGCTGGAGTTGAAGACATCGATATTCAAGCCAATTCGGCGTACAGATACCCTCCAAAATCAG GAAATTATTTTACCAGTCATTTTTTCATGGGAGGAGAAAAGTTTGACACTCCACATCCCGAAGGATACCTTTTTGGTGAAAATATGGATCTAAATTTCCTAGGCAACAGACCTGTGCAG tttccCTATGTGACCCCTGCCCCGCATGACCCTGTGAAGACACTGAGGAGTTTGGTGAACATTAGGAAGGATTCTTTAAGACTCGTCAG GTATAAGGATGATTCTGACAGCACCCCCGAGGACACGGGAGATCCCCGAGTTCTTTACAGTGTTGAGTTCTGCTTTGATACTGATGCCAGAGTGGCTATTACACTGTACTGTCAGGCCTTTGAGGAGTTTACCAATGGGATGGCAAT ataCACCCCCAAGAGTCCTTCTATGGTGTCTGAAACGGTCCATTATAAAAGAGGTATAAATCAACAATTTTCTCTGCCGTCCTTCAAGATGGATTTCACCAAATGGAAATCTGAGGAG ctAAACTTTGATCTGGACAGAGGTGTTTTCCCTTTGGTGGTCCAGGCAATAGTGGATGATGGTGATG ATGTCACGGGTCATGCACATGTTCTCTTGGCAGCTTTTGAAAGG CACGTTGATGGAAGTTTCTCAGTGAAACCCTTAAAACAGAAGCAAATA GTGGATCGTGTGAGCTATCTGCTACAGGAGATTTACGGCATTGAAAACAGGAACAATCAGGACACAAAG TCCACAGAGGATGAGAACAGTGACAACAGCAGCGAGTGTGTGGTCTGTTTATCAGACATGCGTGACACACTCATTCTTCCCTGCAGGCACCTGTGTCTGTGCAATGCCTGTGCTGACACACTGCGTTACCAGGCCAACAACTGCCCTATCTGCAGACTCC CGTTCAGGGCACTGCTCCAGATCCGAGCTGTTAGGAAGAAGACAGCAGCCACTCTCTCCCCTGTCTCCTTCAGCCCAATTCTGTCGCAGAGCTCTGACCATACTGAACACTCG AATGCTGACAACATCCCCCCTGGTTATGAGCCCATCTCCCTTCTGGAGGCCCTGAATGGGGTGCAGCCTGTGTCCCCTACAATCCCATCAGCACCTCTGTATGAGGAGATCCAGTATTCTGGAGACATGGGAGATCCGCTCAACCTGACCAGCCGGCAGCAGGGCGGAGACACTGCATCAATTAAGAGCAAAGGAAGCAAGTCACCTGATGG GTCTGCACGTTCTCCATCATCACCCATACAAGAGGAAGAAGATGAAGAGAGGTTGTCAGAGCTCTCTGATGCCCAGCCACGGGCTGTCCTGTCCTGCAGTCTCACTCCCACTGAG GCATCACTAGAGGGTGGCTCCGCCAAACCTGGTTTCCCAAATTCAG GTTCAGAGAGCAGATCGTTGGGTGCGTCAGTGAGTGAAATCCTACAGGACTGCCACAGCGAGCGCAGCAGTCTGAGCCGTACAGAAAGTGACCCCTCAGCAGATCTGGCCCTGCCTG GGTCATCTGGCTCCATTGAAAGCCTGAAGAGTCAGAGCACCAGCAGCTCCAGTCAACCTCTGCTCTGCCTCCCCAGCACCCTGCACATGGAAGATGAACGTCTCACACCATAA
- the foxj1b gene encoding forkhead box protein J1-B, which produces MPVLMSPEIANKFKEKWMMLHPEDQDNVSGSIHFDDSLTSLHWLQNFSILSANPERTPTFHPQHLFYHKNQLGGTDSPSSPPAGDTAATGMPQTPGNPTTSCSSLMNAYVHQQTGHYITAQTNPSEEIEYKTNRHVKPPYSYATLICMAMQASNKTKITLSAIYSWITENFCYYRYAEPSWQNSIRHNLSLNKCFMKVPRQKDEPGKGGFWQIDPQYADMFVNGVFKRRRMPATNFNTQRQSKILSSPGSSYGSQCTGTGMGDFRGPVLGNKRKQVFPKRGSKLTRISKSPLLATEIKTSDVLRGDFDLASVFDDVLSGNDSTFEDLDINTALSSLGCEMEVSSQNQHGNGYSNEDEQACAYLEANGMMGCNMEDFHQQHHHQHVQAHPQYYEGMTLFPDQVQQQQHQQHPWEIKEEAQAIPLSMDHGYGLCEGFFSEMQLWERAESYL; this is translated from the exons ATGCCAGTGTTAATGAGTCCCGAGATAGCGAACAAATTCAAAGAGAAATGGATGATGCTTCATCCGGAGGATCAGGACAACGTCAGCGGCTCTATTCATTTCGACGACAGTCTCACCAGTCTGCACTGGCTGCAGAACTTCTCCATCCTGAGTGCCAATCCGGAGAGGACTCCCACTTTCCACCCGCAACACCTTTTCTATCACAAAAACCAGCTGGGGGGAACCGACTCGCCTTCCAGCCCACCTGCCGGAGATACCGCGGCCACGGGGATGCCACAGACACCTGGCAACCCCACAACGTCCTGCAGCAGTTTGATGAATGCGTACGTCCACCAACAAACCGGACACTACATAACGGCGCAAACAAATCCATCTGAGGAAATAGAGTAtaaaacaaaccgccacgtaAAGCCACCTTATTCATATGCCACGCTCATTTGCATGGCAATGCAAGCCAGTAACAAAACCAAAATCACACTGTCTGCCATATACAGCTGGATCACAGAGAATTTCTGCTACTACAGATACGCGGAGCCTAGTTGGCAG aatTCAATCCGCCATAACTTGTCCCTAAACAAGTGCTTCATGAAGGTGCCCAGACAGAAGGATGAGCCAGGAAAGGGCGGCTTTTGGCAAATCGACCCCCAGTACGCTGACATGTTCGTCAACGGCGTTTTCAAACGGCGGCGAATGCCCGCCACAAACTTCAATACCCAGAGACAGAGCAAAATATTATCCTCACCCGGCTCCTCTTATGGCTCTCAGTGCACCGGAACGGGAATGGGTGACTTCCGAGGACCAGTCTTGGGAAACAAACGCAAGCAGGTCTTTCCCAAACGAGGAAGCAAGCTCACCAGGATTTCCAAGTCGCCTCTGTTAGCCACCGAGATCAAAACGTCAGACGTCTTGAGAGGAGATTTCGACCTGGCCTCTGTTTTTGATGATGTTCTTAGCGGGAATGACAGCACATTTGAGGATCTGGATATCAACACAGCCCTGAGCTCACTGGGGTGTGAGATGGAAGTATCTTCACAGAACCAGCACGGGAATGGCTATAGCAACGAGGACGAGCAGGCTTGTGCTTACCTGGAGGCGAACGGCATGATGGGATGCAACATGGAGGACTTTCACCAGCAGCATCATCACCAGCATGTGCAGGCCCATCCGCAATATTATGAAGGAATGACTCTGTTCCCGGATCAGGttcagcagcagcagcatcaGCAGCACCCTTGGGAGATTAAAGAGGAAGCCCAGGCCATTCCACTTTCAATGGATCATGGCTATGGCCTCTGTGAGGGATTCTTCTCGGAGATGCAACTGTGGGAGAGAGCGGAGTCTTATCTGTGA
- the mgrn1a gene encoding probable E3 ubiquitin-protein ligase MGRN1 isoform X4, whose amino-acid sequence MGSVLSRRIAGVEDIDIQANSAYRYPPKSGNYFTSHFFMGGEKFDTPHPEGYLFGENMDLNFLGNRPVQFPYVTPAPHDPVKTLRSLVNIRKDSLRLVRYKDDSDSTPEDTGDPRVLYSVEFCFDTDARVAITLYCQAFEEFTNGMAIYTPKSPSMVSETVHYKRGINQQFSLPSFKMDFTKWKSEELNFDLDRGVFPLVVQAIVDDGDDVTGHAHVLLAAFERHVDGSFSVKPLKQKQIVDRVSYLLQEIYGIENRNNQDTKSTEDENSDNSSECVVCLSDMRDTLILPCRHLCLCNACADTLRYQANNCPICRLPFRALLQIRAVRKKTAATLSPVSFSPILSQSSDHTEHSNADNIPPGYEPISLLEALNGVQPVSPTIPSAPLYEEIQYSGDMGDPLNLTSRQQGGDTASIKSKGSKSPDGSARSPSSPIQEEEDEERLSELSDAQPRAVLSCSLTPTEASLEGGSAKPGFPNSGSESRSLGASVSEILQDCHSERSSLSRTESDPSADLALPASESWSTAVEEC is encoded by the exons ATGGGTTCAGTACTTAGCCGGAGAATTGCTGGAGTTGAAGACATCGATATTCAAGCCAATTCGGCGTACAGATACCCTCCAAAATCAG GAAATTATTTTACCAGTCATTTTTTCATGGGAGGAGAAAAGTTTGACACTCCACATCCCGAAGGATACCTTTTTGGTGAAAATATGGATCTAAATTTCCTAGGCAACAGACCTGTGCAG tttccCTATGTGACCCCTGCCCCGCATGACCCTGTGAAGACACTGAGGAGTTTGGTGAACATTAGGAAGGATTCTTTAAGACTCGTCAG GTATAAGGATGATTCTGACAGCACCCCCGAGGACACGGGAGATCCCCGAGTTCTTTACAGTGTTGAGTTCTGCTTTGATACTGATGCCAGAGTGGCTATTACACTGTACTGTCAGGCCTTTGAGGAGTTTACCAATGGGATGGCAAT ataCACCCCCAAGAGTCCTTCTATGGTGTCTGAAACGGTCCATTATAAAAGAGGTATAAATCAACAATTTTCTCTGCCGTCCTTCAAGATGGATTTCACCAAATGGAAATCTGAGGAG ctAAACTTTGATCTGGACAGAGGTGTTTTCCCTTTGGTGGTCCAGGCAATAGTGGATGATGGTGATG ATGTCACGGGTCATGCACATGTTCTCTTGGCAGCTTTTGAAAGG CACGTTGATGGAAGTTTCTCAGTGAAACCCTTAAAACAGAAGCAAATA GTGGATCGTGTGAGCTATCTGCTACAGGAGATTTACGGCATTGAAAACAGGAACAATCAGGACACAAAG TCCACAGAGGATGAGAACAGTGACAACAGCAGCGAGTGTGTGGTCTGTTTATCAGACATGCGTGACACACTCATTCTTCCCTGCAGGCACCTGTGTCTGTGCAATGCCTGTGCTGACACACTGCGTTACCAGGCCAACAACTGCCCTATCTGCAGACTCC CGTTCAGGGCACTGCTCCAGATCCGAGCTGTTAGGAAGAAGACAGCAGCCACTCTCTCCCCTGTCTCCTTCAGCCCAATTCTGTCGCAGAGCTCTGACCATACTGAACACTCG AATGCTGACAACATCCCCCCTGGTTATGAGCCCATCTCCCTTCTGGAGGCCCTGAATGGGGTGCAGCCTGTGTCCCCTACAATCCCATCAGCACCTCTGTATGAGGAGATCCAGTATTCTGGAGACATGGGAGATCCGCTCAACCTGACCAGCCGGCAGCAGGGCGGAGACACTGCATCAATTAAGAGCAAAGGAAGCAAGTCACCTGATGG GTCTGCACGTTCTCCATCATCACCCATACAAGAGGAAGAAGATGAAGAGAGGTTGTCAGAGCTCTCTGATGCCCAGCCACGGGCTGTCCTGTCCTGCAGTCTCACTCCCACTGAG GCATCACTAGAGGGTGGCTCCGCCAAACCTGGTTTCCCAAATTCAG GTTCAGAGAGCAGATCGTTGGGTGCGTCAGTGAGTGAAATCCTACAGGACTGCCACAGCGAGCGCAGCAGTCTGAGCCGTACAGAAAGTGACCCCTCAGCAGATCTGGCCCTGCCTG CGTCTGAGTCATGGTCCACTGCCGTAGAGGAATGTTGA
- the mgrn1a gene encoding probable E3 ubiquitin-protein ligase MGRN1 isoform X1, which produces MGSVLSRRIAGVEDIDIQANSAYRYPPKSGNYFTSHFFMGGEKFDTPHPEGYLFGENMDLNFLGNRPVQFPYVTPAPHDPVKTLRSLVNIRKDSLRLVRYKDDSDSTPEDTGDPRVLYSVEFCFDTDARVAITLYCQAFEEFTNGMAIYTPKSPSMVSETVHYKRGINQQFSLPSFKMDFTKWKSEELNFDLDRGVFPLVVQAIVDDGDVTDVTGHAHVLLAAFERHVDGSFSVKPLKQKQIVDRVSYLLQEIYGIENRNNQDTKSTEDENSDNSSECVVCLSDMRDTLILPCRHLCLCNACADTLRYQANNCPICRLPFRALLQIRAVRKKTAATLSPVSFSPILSQSSDHTEHSNADNIPPGYEPISLLEALNGVQPVSPTIPSAPLYEEIQYSGDMGDPLNLTSRQQGGDTASIKSKGSKSPDGSARSPSSPIQEEEDEERLSELSDAQPRAVLSCSLTPTEASLEGGSAKPGFPNSGSESRSLGASVSEILQDCHSERSSLSRTESDPSADLALPGSSGSIESLKSQSTSSSSQPLLCLPSTLHMEDERLTP; this is translated from the exons ATGGGTTCAGTACTTAGCCGGAGAATTGCTGGAGTTGAAGACATCGATATTCAAGCCAATTCGGCGTACAGATACCCTCCAAAATCAG GAAATTATTTTACCAGTCATTTTTTCATGGGAGGAGAAAAGTTTGACACTCCACATCCCGAAGGATACCTTTTTGGTGAAAATATGGATCTAAATTTCCTAGGCAACAGACCTGTGCAG tttccCTATGTGACCCCTGCCCCGCATGACCCTGTGAAGACACTGAGGAGTTTGGTGAACATTAGGAAGGATTCTTTAAGACTCGTCAG GTATAAGGATGATTCTGACAGCACCCCCGAGGACACGGGAGATCCCCGAGTTCTTTACAGTGTTGAGTTCTGCTTTGATACTGATGCCAGAGTGGCTATTACACTGTACTGTCAGGCCTTTGAGGAGTTTACCAATGGGATGGCAAT ataCACCCCCAAGAGTCCTTCTATGGTGTCTGAAACGGTCCATTATAAAAGAGGTATAAATCAACAATTTTCTCTGCCGTCCTTCAAGATGGATTTCACCAAATGGAAATCTGAGGAG ctAAACTTTGATCTGGACAGAGGTGTTTTCCCTTTGGTGGTCCAGGCAATAGTGGATGATGGTGATG TTACAGATGTCACGGGTCATGCACATGTTCTCTTGGCAGCTTTTGAAAGG CACGTTGATGGAAGTTTCTCAGTGAAACCCTTAAAACAGAAGCAAATA GTGGATCGTGTGAGCTATCTGCTACAGGAGATTTACGGCATTGAAAACAGGAACAATCAGGACACAAAG TCCACAGAGGATGAGAACAGTGACAACAGCAGCGAGTGTGTGGTCTGTTTATCAGACATGCGTGACACACTCATTCTTCCCTGCAGGCACCTGTGTCTGTGCAATGCCTGTGCTGACACACTGCGTTACCAGGCCAACAACTGCCCTATCTGCAGACTCC CGTTCAGGGCACTGCTCCAGATCCGAGCTGTTAGGAAGAAGACAGCAGCCACTCTCTCCCCTGTCTCCTTCAGCCCAATTCTGTCGCAGAGCTCTGACCATACTGAACACTCG AATGCTGACAACATCCCCCCTGGTTATGAGCCCATCTCCCTTCTGGAGGCCCTGAATGGGGTGCAGCCTGTGTCCCCTACAATCCCATCAGCACCTCTGTATGAGGAGATCCAGTATTCTGGAGACATGGGAGATCCGCTCAACCTGACCAGCCGGCAGCAGGGCGGAGACACTGCATCAATTAAGAGCAAAGGAAGCAAGTCACCTGATGG GTCTGCACGTTCTCCATCATCACCCATACAAGAGGAAGAAGATGAAGAGAGGTTGTCAGAGCTCTCTGATGCCCAGCCACGGGCTGTCCTGTCCTGCAGTCTCACTCCCACTGAG GCATCACTAGAGGGTGGCTCCGCCAAACCTGGTTTCCCAAATTCAG GTTCAGAGAGCAGATCGTTGGGTGCGTCAGTGAGTGAAATCCTACAGGACTGCCACAGCGAGCGCAGCAGTCTGAGCCGTACAGAAAGTGACCCCTCAGCAGATCTGGCCCTGCCTG GGTCATCTGGCTCCATTGAAAGCCTGAAGAGTCAGAGCACCAGCAGCTCCAGTCAACCTCTGCTCTGCCTCCCCAGCACCCTGCACATGGAAGATGAACGTCTCACACCATAA